In Thioalkalivibrio paradoxus ARh 1, the following are encoded in one genomic region:
- the serS gene encoding serine--tRNA ligase produces the protein MLDIRILRQDLDNAAAALARRGFDFDRERFLALEARRKDVQVRTQQLQNERNTRSKAIGQAKARGEDIEPLKAAVGTLSDELKQCEQDLQQVQSELDDFLLQIPNLPQPDVPEGSDESANVEVRRVGEPRALDFEPRDHVDLGAPGGWLDFEAAARMSGARFVVMRGAMARLHRALTQFMMDLHTGSHGYQEVYVPYLVNPGALLGTGQLPKFDADLFSVNSEQGFRLIPTAEVPVTNLVAQQILDAGDLPLKMVAHTPCFRSEAGSYGRDVRGLIRQHQFEKVELVQIVRPEDSDAALESLLGHAEAVLQALELPYRVMLLSTGDMGFASTRTYDLEVWLPGQQAYREISSCSSFGDFQARRMQARYRPEPGARPELLHTLNGSGLAVGRTLVALLENGQQADGSIAIPAPLRPYLGGTERLAPPSK, from the coding sequence ATGCTTGATATCCGGATTCTGCGCCAGGATCTCGACAACGCCGCGGCCGCGCTCGCGCGCCGTGGTTTCGATTTCGACCGGGAGCGTTTCCTGGCGCTGGAGGCTCGCCGCAAGGATGTGCAGGTCCGCACCCAGCAGCTGCAAAACGAGCGCAACACCCGCTCGAAGGCGATCGGGCAGGCGAAGGCGCGCGGCGAGGACATCGAGCCGCTGAAGGCGGCCGTCGGCACGCTGTCCGACGAGCTGAAGCAGTGCGAGCAGGACTTGCAGCAGGTGCAGAGCGAGCTGGACGACTTTCTGCTGCAGATCCCGAATCTGCCGCAGCCCGATGTTCCCGAGGGGTCGGACGAGAGCGCGAATGTCGAGGTGCGCCGGGTGGGCGAGCCGCGCGCGCTGGACTTCGAGCCGCGCGACCATGTCGATCTCGGCGCGCCCGGCGGCTGGCTCGACTTCGAGGCGGCCGCCCGCATGTCCGGGGCGCGCTTCGTGGTGATGCGTGGGGCGATGGCGCGTCTGCACCGCGCGCTGACGCAGTTCATGATGGACCTGCACACCGGTTCGCATGGCTACCAGGAAGTCTACGTCCCCTACCTGGTGAACCCCGGTGCACTGCTGGGCACCGGCCAGCTGCCGAAGTTCGACGCCGATCTGTTCTCGGTGAACAGCGAGCAGGGCTTCCGGCTGATCCCGACCGCCGAGGTGCCGGTAACCAACCTGGTCGCGCAGCAGATCCTCGATGCGGGCGATCTCCCGTTGAAGATGGTCGCGCATACCCCCTGTTTCCGCTCCGAAGCCGGAAGCTATGGCCGTGACGTGCGTGGCCTGATCCGGCAGCATCAGTTCGAGAAAGTGGAACTGGTGCAGATCGTGCGCCCGGAGGACTCGGACGCCGCGCTCGAGTCGTTGCTCGGGCATGCGGAGGCGGTCCTGCAGGCGCTGGAGCTGCCGTACCGGGTGATGCTGCTCAGCACCGGCGACATGGGCTTCGCGTCCACGCGCACCTACGATCTCGAAGTCTGGCTGCCGGGCCAGCAGGCGTATCGCGAAATCTCGTCCTGCTCGAGTTTCGGCGACTTCCAGGCCCGGCGCATGCAGGCGCGCTACCGGCCCGAACCCGGCGCGCGCCCGGAACTGCTGCATACCCTGAACGGCTCCGGTCTGGCGGTGGGCCGGACCCTGGTCGCGCTGCTCGAGAACGGGCAGCAGGCGGATGGGAGCATCGCGATTCCCGCGCCCTTGCGTCCCTATCTCGGTGGAACAGAGAGGCTGGCTCCGCCGTCCAAATAG
- a CDS encoding thioredoxin family protein, with the protein MATGSDFPSIDDTPREIGLHTPEWFELSFLDFTEDLERAVERGRNGLAIYFGMDDCPYCEAMIHENLAQPDIRQYFSEHFDVIALDVQGSRDVVTLDGDVVSERTFAVERRLNFTPAFTFFDAEGNEIHRIRGYYPPYRFRAALEYVIDRHDRDGSFRDYLDRADPPPKFDVDDINVRDFFQSPPHMLDRSRIPAQRPLVVFFERRACHACDVLHSEPLQDDSVLDLIRLFDAVQLDLDADTPVITPAGERTTAEEWGRELDIHWAPTMVFYDERGQEIIRIDSVVALTRLRNVMNYVLTRAYEEYPTFERWRAAGAE; encoded by the coding sequence ATGGCCACCGGCTCGGACTTCCCGAGCATCGACGACACCCCACGGGAGATCGGACTGCACACGCCGGAGTGGTTCGAACTGAGTTTCCTGGATTTCACAGAGGATCTGGAACGCGCGGTCGAGCGGGGCAGGAACGGTCTGGCGATCTATTTCGGGATGGATGACTGTCCCTACTGCGAGGCGATGATCCACGAGAACCTCGCACAGCCCGATATCCGGCAGTATTTTTCCGAGCACTTCGATGTGATCGCGCTCGATGTCCAGGGCAGTCGCGACGTCGTGACCCTGGACGGCGATGTCGTCAGCGAGCGCACGTTCGCGGTGGAGCGGCGGCTGAACTTCACCCCGGCATTCACGTTTTTCGACGCCGAAGGCAACGAGATCCACCGGATTCGCGGCTACTACCCGCCGTATCGCTTCCGCGCCGCACTCGAGTACGTGATCGACCGGCACGACCGCGACGGCAGTTTCCGCGACTACCTGGATCGCGCCGATCCTCCGCCCAAGTTCGATGTCGACGACATCAACGTGCGCGATTTCTTCCAGAGCCCGCCGCACATGCTGGATCGTTCGCGGATCCCGGCGCAGCGTCCGCTGGTGGTCTTCTTCGAACGCCGCGCCTGCCATGCCTGCGACGTGCTGCACTCCGAGCCGTTGCAGGACGATAGCGTGCTCGACCTGATCCGGTTGTTCGATGCGGTGCAGCTCGATCTCGATGCCGACACCCCGGTCATCACCCCGGCCGGCGAGCGCACGACCGCGGAGGAATGGGGTCGGGAGCTGGATATCCACTGGGCGCCGACGATGGTCTTCTACGACGAACGAGGGCAGGAGATCATCCGGATCGATTCGGTGGTGGCGCTGACGCGCCTGCGCAACGTGATGAACTACGTGCTCACGCGTGCCTACGAGGAATACCCGACCTTCGAACGCTGGCGCGCTGCCGGCGCCGAGTGA
- a CDS encoding DUF423 domain-containing protein, translating into MAISALIVTGALLAALAVGLGAFGAHGLEARLSERALATWQTAVQYQFIHALALVLIAALWTRLDPGWGIAAALALLAGILLFSGSLYGLALGAPRVLGAVAPIGGTLFILGWIALAIAALRQGA; encoded by the coding sequence GTGGCGATTTCGGCACTGATTGTAACCGGAGCCCTGCTGGCCGCGCTGGCCGTGGGCCTTGGCGCGTTCGGCGCGCACGGTCTGGAAGCCCGGCTGTCGGAACGGGCGCTGGCAACCTGGCAGACGGCCGTGCAATACCAGTTCATCCACGCATTGGCGCTCGTGTTGATCGCAGCCCTGTGGACCCGCCTCGATCCCGGCTGGGGCATCGCCGCGGCGCTGGCACTACTCGCGGGAATACTCTTGTTCTCCGGCAGCCTCTATGGACTGGCGCTGGGCGCGCCCCGGGTCCTCGGCGCCGTCGCGCCGATCGGCGGCACGCTGTTCATCCTGGGCTGGATTGCGCTGGCGATCGCGGCGCTGCGCCAGGGCGCTTGA
- a CDS encoding YajQ family cyclic di-GMP-binding protein, with amino-acid sequence MPSFDVVSEVEQPELRNAVDQARREIDNRFDFKGTSAAVELSETTIQLRGDAEFQLEQVLDIVRMKLAKRGIDVACMDPQEVAKSGTGVKQDVLIRQGIDADLAKKIQRLIKDSKIKVQASLQGDQVRVTGKKRDDLQQVIALLRAETFDRPLQYINFRD; translated from the coding sequence ATGCCGTCCTTCGACGTAGTGTCCGAGGTCGAACAGCCGGAACTGCGCAACGCCGTCGACCAGGCGCGCCGCGAGATCGACAACCGCTTCGACTTCAAGGGGACGTCCGCCGCGGTGGAGCTGAGCGAGACGACGATCCAGTTGCGCGGGGACGCCGAGTTCCAGCTCGAGCAGGTGCTCGATATTGTACGCATGAAACTGGCCAAGCGCGGAATCGACGTCGCCTGCATGGATCCGCAGGAAGTCGCCAAGTCCGGAACCGGGGTGAAGCAGGACGTGCTGATCCGGCAGGGGATCGATGCCGACCTCGCGAAGAAGATCCAGCGGCTGATCAAGGACTCGAAGATCAAGGTCCAGGCCAGCCTGCAGGGCGACCAGGTCCGGGTGACCGGAAAGAAGCGCGACGACCTGCAGCAGGTGATCGCATTGCTGCGTGCGGAGACCTTCGACCGGCCACTGCAGTACATCAATTTCCGCGATTGA
- a CDS encoding Rieske (2Fe-2S) protein: protein MLRLRLRVALKLMALLALGTFALVLLLALLSPPGGKVDLPLEVDLTGIEPGALREIEWKGRRVLIVHRSPEMLDALPPDDALYDPASRLDRRPRGLTEAHRGFREQWLVVFGESTDLGCPLELVPPGSDPDWAGGFRDRCRGGRYDFAGRVYRGQPAMRNLEIPRHRIERERLILGGS from the coding sequence ATGCTGCGGCTTCGGCTGCGGGTGGCATTGAAGCTGATGGCGCTGCTCGCGCTCGGCACCTTTGCGTTGGTGCTGCTACTGGCCCTGTTGTCGCCACCCGGGGGCAAGGTCGATCTGCCGCTCGAGGTCGATCTGACCGGGATCGAGCCCGGTGCACTGCGGGAGATCGAATGGAAGGGTCGCCGCGTGCTGATCGTCCACCGAAGCCCGGAAATGCTCGACGCATTGCCCCCGGACGATGCCTTGTACGATCCGGCTTCACGACTCGATCGGCGGCCTCGCGGGCTGACCGAGGCGCATCGCGGCTTCCGGGAACAGTGGCTGGTCGTGTTTGGCGAGAGCACCGACCTCGGCTGTCCGCTGGAGCTGGTGCCGCCAGGCAGCGATCCCGATTGGGCGGGCGGATTCCGCGACCGCTGCCGGGGCGGGCGCTACGACTTTGCCGGCCGCGTATACCGCGGACAGCCGGCCATGCGCAACCTCGAGATCCCGCGCCACCGCATCGAGCGGGAGCGCCTGATCCTCGGCGGATCCTGA
- a CDS encoding IS110 family RNA-guided transposase has translation MSQITIVGVDLAKNSFALVALDVHGKEVQRKTLRRKQWLTYLAQLPPCTVAMEACASAHHWARRLQALGHTPVLLPPQHVKAYQRGQKNDGNDARAVAEAQRHGAIRPVPIQTVAQQDARMFLNFRRQVLATRTRLVNQTRGVLAEYGIVVPRGIAALRRALPEILEDAENELSPAMRALLERQRQRLVELDAEVAWYDAQVKQRVQEEPACKRLLALPGVGPLVGLALKTWMGDGRQFDRGRAASAALGMVPRQHSTGGRSVLLGISKRGDPWVRALVIHGARAVVSRVAGKDDPLSRWIQRLVATRGFNKAVVALANKIVRMAWVVIARGEEYQPRTAA, from the coding sequence GTGTCCCAGATTACGATTGTTGGTGTGGATTTAGCAAAGAACAGCTTTGCTCTGGTGGCCCTGGATGTGCACGGGAAGGAAGTGCAGCGCAAGACCCTGCGGCGCAAGCAGTGGTTGACGTACCTGGCGCAGCTGCCGCCGTGCACGGTGGCGATGGAGGCCTGTGCCAGCGCGCATCACTGGGCGCGGCGGTTGCAGGCGTTGGGGCATACGCCGGTGCTGTTGCCGCCGCAACATGTAAAGGCCTATCAGCGCGGGCAGAAGAACGACGGCAACGATGCCCGGGCGGTGGCCGAGGCGCAGCGGCACGGGGCGATCCGGCCGGTGCCGATCCAGACGGTGGCGCAGCAGGACGCGCGCATGTTTCTGAACTTCCGGCGCCAGGTGCTGGCGACGCGCACACGGCTGGTCAACCAGACCCGGGGGGTCTTGGCCGAGTACGGGATCGTGGTGCCGCGGGGCATCGCGGCGCTGCGCCGGGCGCTGCCCGAGATCCTGGAGGATGCCGAGAACGAGCTGAGTCCGGCGATGCGCGCCTTGCTCGAGCGCCAGCGGCAGCGGCTGGTCGAGCTCGACGCCGAGGTGGCGTGGTATGACGCCCAGGTCAAACAACGTGTGCAGGAGGAACCGGCATGCAAACGTCTGCTGGCGCTTCCCGGCGTGGGCCCCCTTGTGGGCCTGGCACTGAAGACCTGGATGGGGGATGGCCGGCAGTTCGACCGTGGTCGTGCGGCCTCGGCGGCACTCGGCATGGTGCCACGGCAACACAGTACCGGCGGGCGTTCGGTGCTGCTGGGGATCAGCAAGCGCGGCGACCCCTGGGTGCGCGCTCTGGTGATCCATGGCGCCCGGGCGGTGGTCAGCCGCGTCGCGGGCAAGGACGACCCGCTGAGTCGGTGGATCCAGCGCTTGGTGGCGACGCGCGGCTTCAACAAGGCCGTGGTCGCGCTGGCCAACAAGATTGTGCGCATGGCCTGGGTGGTGATCGCGCGGGGTGAGGAGTACCAACCACGTACCGCTGCCTGA
- a CDS encoding class I SAM-dependent methyltransferase, with amino-acid sequence MQALLAGGQLTEAPHPDDATGLQLHCGPEGLSLFAPHPRPLELRLDFTRGRQAYRLARAGHAREDLLRALGPLPAASRIIDASAGLGRDALVLAARGFRVLAFERHPVLAALLDDALHRARASASLRPILDRIDLRAEDARMALGGLEPVAEAAIFDPMFPARAKDAAVKKEMQVLQQLIGADPDPDAPETLAALRRHVRRRVVVKRPLHAPPVGDETPAHALRGRSIRFDVYLPLSGSGESAAASPRPR; translated from the coding sequence GTGCAGGCGCTGCTTGCCGGCGGCCAGCTGACCGAGGCCCCGCACCCGGATGATGCGACCGGCCTGCAGCTCCATTGTGGCCCCGAGGGCCTGTCCCTGTTTGCCCCGCACCCGCGCCCACTCGAGCTTCGCCTCGACTTCACCCGGGGCCGCCAGGCCTACCGGTTGGCGCGCGCCGGTCACGCGCGCGAGGATCTGCTGCGCGCGCTCGGCCCCCTGCCCGCCGCGAGCCGCATCATCGACGCCTCGGCCGGCCTGGGCCGCGATGCGCTGGTGCTCGCGGCACGGGGCTTCCGCGTGCTGGCGTTCGAACGGCACCCCGTGCTCGCCGCCCTGCTGGACGATGCGTTGCATCGAGCCCGGGCGTCTGCATCACTGCGGCCGATCCTCGATCGCATCGACCTCCGCGCCGAGGACGCGCGCATGGCGCTTGGCGGCCTGGAACCCGTTGCCGAAGCCGCCATCTTCGACCCGATGTTTCCGGCTCGCGCCAAGGACGCGGCGGTGAAGAAAGAGATGCAGGTATTGCAGCAACTGATCGGCGCGGACCCGGACCCGGATGCACCGGAGACGCTTGCGGCGCTGCGCCGCCATGTGCGCCGCCGCGTGGTGGTGAAGCGCCCGTTACATGCCCCGCCCGTGGGGGACGAAACGCCTGCCCATGCGCTGCGCGGGCGCAGCATCCGCTTCGACGTCTACCTGCCGCTCTCCGGCTCCGGCGAATCCGCCGCAGCGAGTCCACGGCCGCGTTGA
- a CDS encoding SlyX family protein, whose protein sequence is MSDSEQPLLRRIEELEIRAAHQEYALEQQGQELLRLQQANTLLTRRLQELADRVQALADRPAADPADEPPPPHY, encoded by the coding sequence GTGAGCGATTCCGAACAACCGTTGCTGCGCCGGATCGAGGAGCTCGAGATCCGTGCGGCGCATCAGGAATACGCATTGGAACAGCAGGGCCAGGAGTTGCTGCGGCTCCAGCAGGCCAACACGCTGCTCACACGGCGATTGCAGGAACTGGCCGACCGCGTACAGGCCCTCGCCGACCGCCCGGCCGCCGATCCTGCCGACGAACCGCCCCCTCCGCACTATTGA
- a CDS encoding NAD(P)-dependent oxidoreductase, with protein MKGVFLDLNTVDRGDLDLEPLRRALPEWAFFDTTRPQETADRIHHAEVVVTNKVALDRNLLAEAPRLRLICAAATGTNNIDIGAAAQRGIPVCNARDYATDSVVQHVFALLLTLATRLDAYRADIRAGRWSESDQFCLLDHPIRTLAGMHLGIVGQGVLGQATGRLAEAFGMQVSFARSLRPDVPATDNRLELDDLLPEIDVLSLHLPLTESTRNLIDARRLARMPAGSLLINTARGGLVEPGALAESLRAGHLGGAGIDVLEPEPPPPDHPLLAPDIPNLVLTPHTAWAARGARQNVLDEVRANIEAFRAGHPRNVVAA; from the coding sequence ATGAAGGGCGTTTTCCTGGATCTGAATACGGTCGATCGCGGCGATCTCGACCTCGAACCGCTGCGCCGGGCACTGCCGGAATGGGCGTTCTTCGACACCACCCGGCCGCAGGAAACCGCGGATCGCATCCATCACGCCGAGGTCGTGGTCACCAACAAGGTGGCACTGGATCGAAACCTACTGGCCGAAGCGCCGCGCCTGCGGCTGATCTGCGCCGCCGCGACCGGCACCAACAACATCGACATCGGCGCTGCCGCCCAGCGCGGGATCCCGGTCTGCAACGCCAGGGATTACGCGACCGACTCGGTGGTGCAACACGTGTTCGCGCTGCTGCTCACACTGGCGACGCGCCTCGACGCCTATCGGGCCGACATCCGCGCCGGTCGCTGGAGCGAATCCGATCAGTTCTGCCTGCTCGATCACCCGATCCGCACGCTCGCGGGGATGCACCTCGGTATCGTCGGCCAGGGGGTACTCGGGCAGGCCACCGGGCGACTCGCGGAAGCCTTCGGCATGCAGGTCAGCTTCGCGCGCAGCCTGCGTCCTGACGTGCCGGCGACGGACAACCGCCTGGAACTCGACGACCTGCTTCCGGAAATCGACGTGCTGAGCCTGCACCTGCCGCTGACCGAATCGACCCGGAATCTGATCGATGCCCGCCGGCTCGCCCGGATGCCCGCCGGAAGCCTGCTGATCAACACCGCCCGCGGCGGCCTCGTCGAACCCGGCGCGCTCGCCGAGAGCCTGCGTGCCGGACACCTCGGCGGCGCCGGAATCGACGTGCTCGAACCCGAACCGCCCCCGCCCGACCACCCGCTGCTCGCCCCCGACATCCCGAACCTCGTGCTGACCCCGCACACGGCCTGGGCAGCACGAGGCGCCCGGCAGAACGTGCTCGACGAGGTTCGCGCCAACATCGAGGCCTTTCGCGCTGGGCATCCGCGCAACGTGGTGGCAGCGTGA
- a CDS encoding Bax inhibitor-1/YccA family protein, with protein MSEQRLAHARTGTTSVTETIRTNKVIRSTYLLLSLTLAFSAVTAFVAMAINAPPVHWIVMIAVLIGGPFAIHAVRNSAWALLLTFAFTGLLGFFLGPILTAYLGLPNGPQIVGNALATTAVAFVALSGYALATRKDFSFLGGFLIVGLVLALVAIVANIFLAIPALSLAISAAVVLLLSAAILFDTSRMIHDPDANYIVMTVSLYANLYVMFLHLLNLFHAFTGDN; from the coding sequence GTGTCCGAACAACGCCTCGCCCACGCGCGTACCGGCACCACGTCGGTTACCGAAACCATCCGCACCAATAAAGTCATCCGCAGTACCTACCTGCTGCTGTCGCTGACCCTGGCCTTCAGTGCGGTCACCGCCTTCGTGGCCATGGCGATCAACGCGCCCCCGGTGCACTGGATCGTGATGATCGCGGTGCTGATCGGCGGCCCGTTTGCGATCCATGCCGTGCGCAACTCCGCTTGGGCATTGCTGCTGACCTTCGCGTTCACGGGCCTGCTGGGCTTCTTTCTCGGTCCGATCCTGACCGCCTACCTCGGCCTGCCGAATGGCCCCCAGATCGTCGGCAACGCCCTCGCGACGACCGCCGTCGCGTTCGTCGCGCTGTCCGGCTATGCGCTCGCCACCCGCAAGGACTTCAGCTTCCTGGGCGGCTTCCTGATCGTGGGCCTGGTGCTCGCGCTGGTCGCCATCGTCGCGAACATCTTCCTCGCGATCCCGGCGTTGTCGCTGGCGATCTCGGCCGCGGTCGTGCTGCTGCTGTCGGCAGCAATCCTGTTCGACACCAGCCGGATGATCCACGATCCGGACGCGAACTACATCGTGATGACGGTGTCTCTGTACGCCAACCTGTATGTGATGTTCCTGCATCTGCTGAACCTGTTCCATGCCTTCACCGGCGACAACTGA